A window of Chitinophagales bacterium contains these coding sequences:
- a CDS encoding choice-of-anchor J domain-containing protein, translating to MKNKFTLVFSLSIVFALTFLLYSCKEEKIKEGLELATDDFSYSESFDSIGKVISNGWRAINRSAPAGDENWQQGSYIADNIKGGPFFSNIEAHSSTASASEYALCPYTVGDGLSFINCWLISPALNMRNGDRFSFWTKTSSPVSFPDRMQVWMNMTNDGLNVGSGPGNTGDFTKMLVDINPTQTASGYPTTWTKYEFTISGLPANTYKKLRIGFRYYVEEGGPSGNNSNEIGIDDFEFVSVQ from the coding sequence ATGAAAAATAAATTCACCCTTGTCTTTTCCCTCAGCATAGTATTCGCCCTCACCTTTTTACTTTACTCCTGTAAAGAGGAGAAAATAAAAGAAGGCCTCGAACTCGCCACCGATGATTTCTCCTACTCTGAGTCCTTTGACTCGATTGGGAAAGTGATCAGCAATGGCTGGAGAGCTATTAACCGGAGTGCTCCTGCCGGTGATGAGAACTGGCAGCAGGGTTCCTATATCGCCGATAATATCAAAGGCGGACCCTTCTTCTCGAATATCGAGGCACACTCTTCTACCGCCAGTGCAAGTGAATATGCACTTTGCCCCTATACAGTAGGAGATGGCCTTTCGTTTATCAATTGCTGGCTCATTTCCCCAGCCCTGAATATGCGTAATGGTGACCGCTTCTCTTTCTGGACCAAAACATCCAGCCCGGTAAGCTTCCCCGACCGTATGCAGGTGTGGATGAATATGACCAACGATGGATTGAATGTAGGTAGCGGCCCCGGCAATACCGGAGATTTTACCAAAATGCTGGTGGATATCAACCCCACACAAACGGCTTCCGGGTACCCCACTACATGGACCAAATATGAGTTTACCATCTCTGGTTTACCGGCTAACACCTATAAGAAATTGCGTATCGGTTTCCGTTATTATGTGGAAGAAGGCGGCCCCAGTGGCAACAATTCCAATGAGATCGGTATTGACGACTTTGAATTTGTAAGCGTTCAATAA
- a CDS encoding acyl-CoA carboxylase subunit beta has product MDLEFNKNEDRFRQSLSDLRQKLGKIREGGGKKAQEKQREKNKLTPRERIDYLIDKDSVFVEIGAFAGYDMYQEQGGCAAGGTVAGIGYVSGRQCVILANDQTVKAGAWFPITGKKNLRMQEIAMENHLPVIYLVDSAGVFLPLQDEIFPDKEHFGRIFRNNARMSGMGITQIAAVMGPCVAGGAYLPIMSDETLMVEGNGSIYLAGPYLVKAAIGEEVDNETLGGATTHTEISGIADYKFKTEQECLDHVKRMMGMLGSSPKAGFDRTTPAPPKKNPEEIYGLFPTEGKPYDVVDIIERLVDDSAFEQFKEDYGKTIVCGYARIDGWAVGIVANQRKIVKSRKGEMQMGGVIYNDSADKAARFILNCNQKKIPLVFLQDVTGFMVGSRSEHAGIIKDGAKMVNAVANSVVPKITIITGHSYGAGNYAMCGKAYDPRFIYAWPSAKIAVMSGESAAKTLLQIEVAAKKAKGETISPEDEKKLLDMIKQRYEKQSSPYYAAARLWVDDLIDPAETRKYISEGLRAADHNPVIPDLKTGVFQV; this is encoded by the coding sequence ATGGATCTTGAATTCAATAAAAACGAAGACCGCTTTCGGCAATCCCTTTCTGACCTGCGTCAGAAACTGGGTAAGATCCGTGAGGGCGGCGGGAAAAAAGCCCAGGAAAAACAGCGGGAGAAAAATAAACTGACCCCTCGGGAAAGGATCGATTATTTGATTGATAAGGATTCTGTCTTTGTCGAGATCGGGGCCTTTGCGGGATATGATATGTACCAGGAGCAAGGGGGCTGTGCTGCCGGAGGTACGGTAGCGGGGATCGGTTATGTAAGTGGCCGACAATGTGTGATACTTGCCAATGACCAGACCGTTAAAGCGGGTGCCTGGTTCCCGATCACTGGGAAAAAGAACCTGCGGATGCAGGAGATCGCTATGGAGAATCACCTGCCCGTGATCTACCTGGTGGATAGTGCAGGTGTGTTTCTGCCTTTACAGGATGAGATATTCCCCGACAAAGAACATTTTGGCCGGATCTTTCGCAACAACGCCCGTATGAGTGGCATGGGTATTACCCAGATCGCTGCCGTAATGGGGCCCTGTGTAGCCGGAGGTGCTTACCTCCCGATCATGAGTGATGAAACCCTGATGGTGGAAGGCAATGGATCCATCTATCTGGCCGGACCTTATCTGGTAAAGGCTGCCATTGGTGAAGAAGTGGATAATGAGACCCTGGGTGGGGCTACCACACATACTGAAATTAGCGGCATCGCGGATTATAAATTCAAAACCGAACAGGAATGCCTCGATCATGTAAAGCGCATGATGGGTATGTTAGGTTCGTCCCCTAAAGCAGGCTTTGACCGGACCACCCCGGCTCCGCCAAAAAAGAATCCCGAAGAAATCTATGGCCTGTTCCCTACGGAAGGAAAACCTTACGATGTGGTGGATATCATTGAACGATTGGTGGATGATTCTGCATTCGAACAATTCAAGGAAGACTATGGCAAAACCATTGTATGCGGCTATGCACGTATTGATGGTTGGGCGGTAGGTATCGTCGCCAATCAACGGAAGATCGTTAAAAGCAGGAAAGGTGAAATGCAGATGGGCGGTGTTATCTACAATGACAGTGCCGATAAGGCAGCAAGGTTCATTCTCAATTGCAATCAAAAAAAGATACCCCTTGTCTTTCTCCAGGATGTAACGGGTTTTATGGTGGGTAGCCGCAGTGAACATGCCGGCATCATAAAGGATGGCGCCAAGATGGTGAATGCCGTGGCCAATTCCGTTGTTCCGAAAATCACCATCATCACCGGACATTCCTATGGGGCGGGTAACTATGCCATGTGTGGAAAGGCCTACGATCCGCGATTTATCTATGCCTGGCCTTCGGCCAAGATCGCTGTCATGAGTGGGGAATCAGCCGCTAAAACTTTATTACAGATCGAAGTCGCTGCCAAAAAAGCAAAAGGTGAAACAATCAGTCCGGAAGATGAAAAAAAACTGCTGGACATGATCAAACAACGGTACGAAAAACAAAGTTCACCCTATTATGCCGCCGCCCGGTTATGGGTTGACGACCTGATCGATCCCGCAGAAACCCGAAAATATATCTCCGAGGGGCTTCGGGCAGCCGATCACAACCCGGTCATCCCCGACCTGAAAACAGGGGTGTTTCAGGTCTAG
- a CDS encoding metal-dependent hydrolase yields the protein MDSLTHIAIGACMGELFAGKQIGKRAMLLGAIAQSVPDIDFITSFWMGTSENLLAHRGFTHSILFALLVSPVLGLLAERWRRPHDITWGKWTLFFLVQALIHLLIDGMNVYGVGWFEPFHHHRVAYNWIFVADPLYSIWPGLALIMLLWLPRKDYRRKKWVIFGMGLSTLYLVLCGINKMQIDREVRSMLVKQKGLPNNYFTTPTALNNMLWYVVADYDSGYQVGYRSVLDKSDTLSLQYFPRQAHLLKQVSDQEDLQRLIRFSKGYYTIENRSDSLVFNDLRFGQMAGWSDPQAPFVFYYYLQHPSANEFVVQRGRFARWNRETVKSLWRRMGGKQP from the coding sequence TTGGATTCGCTGACCCATATTGCCATTGGCGCCTGCATGGGCGAATTATTTGCCGGTAAACAGATCGGTAAGCGGGCCATGTTGCTTGGAGCAATTGCCCAAAGTGTGCCTGATATTGATTTCATTACTTCTTTTTGGATGGGAACAAGCGAAAACCTGCTGGCGCACCGGGGCTTTACACATTCAATCCTGTTTGCCTTATTGGTCAGCCCCGTGCTGGGTCTCCTGGCCGAGCGATGGCGTCGGCCACATGACATTACCTGGGGAAAATGGACACTGTTTTTTCTGGTCCAGGCCCTGATTCATCTGTTGATTGATGGCATGAATGTATATGGGGTAGGGTGGTTTGAACCCTTTCATCACCATCGTGTGGCATACAACTGGATCTTTGTGGCTGATCCTCTCTATTCCATTTGGCCGGGTTTGGCACTGATCATGCTCTTGTGGTTGCCCCGGAAAGATTATCGAAGAAAGAAATGGGTGATCTTTGGAATGGGATTGAGCACACTCTATCTGGTGCTATGCGGGATCAATAAAATGCAGATCGATCGGGAGGTAAGGTCCATGTTGGTAAAACAAAAAGGCCTCCCCAATAATTACTTCACCACTCCAACGGCCCTGAACAATATGCTGTGGTACGTAGTGGCAGATTATGATTCAGGTTACCAGGTGGGGTATCGGTCTGTACTGGACAAATCAGATACACTTAGTCTGCAATATTTCCCAAGGCAGGCGCATTTATTAAAGCAGGTCAGCGATCAGGAGGACCTTCAAAGGCTGATCCGTTTTTCCAAAGGCTATTACACCATTGAAAACAGATCGGATTCACTGGTCTTTAATGATCTGCGGTTTGGACAAATGGCGGGTTGGTCAGATCCTCAGGCGCCCTTTGTTTTTTATTACTATCTCCAACACCCTTCAGCCAATGAGTTTGTGGTACAACGCGGCCGCTTTGCCCGATGGAATCGCGAAACCGTGAAATCGTTGTGGAGGAGGATGGGGGGGAAGCAACCGTGA
- a CDS encoding dCMP deaminase family protein — protein MKKRPDYISWDEYFMGVALLSARRSKDPSTQVGACIVNNQNKIVGAGYNGLPIGCDDDEFPWQKEGGFLETKYPYVCHAELNAILNNIGIDLHGCRIYTALFPCNECSKAIIQAGIKEVIYLSDKYNGNDVFKASRLMLEKAGVQFRKVVARIEKLELSFREEDV, from the coding sequence TTGAAGAAAAGACCAGATTATATTTCCTGGGATGAATATTTTATGGGCGTTGCGCTTTTATCGGCCCGGCGCAGCAAAGACCCCAGCACACAGGTGGGTGCCTGTATTGTCAACAACCAGAATAAGATAGTGGGGGCAGGTTATAATGGACTTCCCATAGGCTGTGATGATGATGAATTCCCGTGGCAAAAAGAAGGCGGTTTTCTGGAAACCAAATACCCTTATGTCTGTCACGCCGAACTCAATGCGATCCTGAACAATATCGGTATCGACCTGCATGGATGCCGGATCTATACGGCACTCTTTCCCTGCAATGAATGTTCAAAGGCCATCATTCAGGCTGGTATAAAAGAAGTGATCTATCTCTCCGATAAATACAATGGGAATGATGTATTCAAAGCCTCTCGTCTGATGCTGGAAAAGGCAGGCGTACAATTTCGAAAGGTAGTGGCAAGGATCGAAAAGCTGGAGTTGTCATTTCGGGAAGAGGATGTTTAA
- the rnhA gene encoding ribonuclease HI, whose protein sequence is MSHSSITIYTDGSSRGNPGRGGYGAILMSGSLKKEISQGYRHTTNNRMELMAVIAGLKALKKHGLNVTIYSDSQYVVNAVEKGWLTKWLRTNFKGGKKNADLWKEYHELAQKHHVRFKWVKGHAENPFNNRCDELATGAADGGDLLEDEGYEG, encoded by the coding sequence ATGAGCCATTCTTCCATTACCATTTACACCGATGGCTCCTCCCGGGGCAATCCTGGAAGAGGTGGCTATGGGGCTATCCTGATGAGTGGCTCGCTCAAAAAGGAGATCTCCCAAGGCTACCGCCATACCACCAATAACCGGATGGAGTTGATGGCCGTAATCGCCGGCCTGAAAGCCTTAAAAAAACACGGGCTGAACGTGACCATATACTCAGATAGTCAGTATGTGGTCAATGCTGTGGAAAAAGGCTGGCTTACCAAATGGTTACGCACCAATTTCAAAGGGGGCAAAAAGAATGCTGATCTATGGAAGGAATATCATGAACTGGCCCAAAAACATCATGTTCGATTCAAGTGGGTAAAAGGCCACGCAGAAAATCCATTTAACAACCGATGTGATGAATTGGCTACTGGCGCCGCTGATGGCGGGGATTTGCTGGAGGATGAGGGGTATGAAGGCTGA
- a CDS encoding choice-of-anchor J domain-containing protein produces MRKSTLLGFLSSSLLLTTLLTSCVDDSHLTAEPPIPDQSFVEEFDTANSAYARGWRYINKSVALGRRNWQNPNADNYIPFQPYSTYAAGNGYLWADYQSTSSASGVISNWAVSPQVWMKNGDKIIFYTRTELYSFNGDSTDFVNRMQVRINPTGSLNCGEGTDPGDFTTTLVDINPFYYEFLLNDYNIANPNDPDRIKARNAYPHRWTRYEATVFGLSKPVQGRFAFRYFVEGAGSNGFGSSVGIDSVAYISK; encoded by the coding sequence ATGAGAAAATCTACCCTGCTTGGATTTTTATCTTCTTCTCTTTTATTGACCACCTTACTTACATCCTGTGTTGATGATTCGCACCTTACGGCCGAACCACCAATACCTGATCAGTCTTTTGTTGAAGAGTTTGATACAGCCAATTCAGCCTATGCGCGTGGATGGCGCTATATCAACAAGAGTGTGGCATTGGGTCGTCGCAATTGGCAGAATCCCAACGCAGATAATTACATTCCCTTTCAACCTTATTCCACCTACGCTGCCGGTAACGGATATCTTTGGGCCGATTACCAATCTACCTCTTCGGCATCCGGTGTGATCAGTAACTGGGCCGTATCTCCCCAGGTATGGATGAAAAATGGTGATAAGATCATTTTCTATACAAGGACCGAATTGTACAGCTTCAACGGTGACTCTACCGACTTTGTAAACCGTATGCAGGTACGTATCAACCCCACAGGTTCACTGAACTGCGGAGAAGGTACAGATCCGGGAGATTTCACCACCACACTGGTTGATATCAATCCCTTCTACTATGAGTTTCTGTTAAATGACTACAACATCGCCAATCCCAATGACCCTGACCGGATCAAAGCGCGTAACGCCTACCCTCACCGGTGGACTCGTTACGAAGCCACCGTATTTGGTTTGAGCAAACCTGTTCAAGGCCGCTTTGCCTTCCGCTACTTTGTAGAGGGCGCAGGCAGCAACGGATTTGGTTCCTCAGTCGGTATTGATAGCGTAGCCTATATCAGCAAATAA
- a CDS encoding phospholipase codes for MLEKNRVRLISGGRPYFDTLNRLISQAQHTLYFQFYIFLDDDTGNEVVHALCAAAQRGVAVYLQLDGYASQSMHRKTVQHLREQGVKIKWFEPLWRSRRFYFGRRLHHKVAVADGSYALVGGLNICDRYNDLPNDPAWLDMAIYTEGEAAHSLETGCIELWGNRKETTSTPEHIWYSFAEKIPPNERVPARVIRNDWVKRRKEIWGAYLYQFNHVERDLTIMCSYFLPGRIFRRKLAQASKRGVRIRVILAGVSDVRIAKHAERYLYRWLLGNKIEVYEYQRTVLHAKVAVADGKWVTVGSYNVNNISAYASLEVNIEVEHETFAEETNKVLDEIILKDCQRITLENYEAHTSWLKRLWQRTCYRFINNVLNLFTFYFRQE; via the coding sequence ATGTTGGAGAAGAACCGCGTCAGGTTGATCTCCGGAGGAAGGCCCTATTTCGATACACTGAACAGGTTGATTTCCCAGGCGCAACATACCCTCTATTTTCAGTTTTATATTTTTTTGGATGATGACACCGGCAACGAAGTGGTGCATGCACTGTGTGCAGCGGCTCAACGAGGGGTGGCCGTTTATTTGCAATTGGATGGATATGCGTCACAGAGCATGCACCGTAAAACAGTGCAACACCTGCGGGAGCAGGGAGTAAAAATTAAATGGTTTGAACCACTATGGAGAAGTCGCCGGTTTTATTTTGGCCGTCGGCTGCATCACAAAGTGGCAGTGGCCGATGGCTCCTACGCGCTGGTGGGTGGACTAAATATTTGTGACCGGTATAATGACCTGCCCAATGACCCGGCCTGGTTGGATATGGCCATTTATACAGAAGGAGAAGCCGCCCATTCGCTCGAAACAGGCTGTATTGAATTATGGGGCAACAGAAAAGAAACCACCTCAACCCCCGAACATATCTGGTATTCCTTTGCCGAAAAAATTCCGCCGAATGAACGGGTACCAGCCCGTGTCATCCGAAATGATTGGGTAAAACGCCGCAAAGAGATCTGGGGCGCTTACCTCTATCAATTCAACCATGTGGAAAGGGATTTGACCATCATGTGCAGTTATTTTTTACCGGGACGTATCTTCAGACGCAAACTGGCACAAGCGAGTAAGCGAGGTGTGCGGATCAGGGTAATCCTTGCCGGGGTATCGGATGTGAGGATAGCCAAACATGCCGAACGATACCTCTACCGTTGGCTCCTTGGGAATAAAATAGAGGTTTATGAATACCAACGTACCGTGCTCCATGCCAAGGTAGCTGTAGCCGATGGTAAATGGGTAACCGTGGGCTCTTACAATGTAAATAACATCAGTGCTTATGCCAGTTTGGAAGTAAACATTGAAGTGGAACATGAAACCTTTGCGGAAGAAACCAATAAGGTACTCGACGAGATCATTTTGAAGGATTGTCAACGGATCACCCTGGAAAACTATGAGGCCCACACGAGCTGGTTGAAAAGGCTATGGCAACGCACCTGTTACCGGTTTATCAATAACGTCTTGAATTTGTTTACGTTTTATTTCAGGCAGGAATGA